The following are encoded together in the Culex pipiens pallens isolate TS chromosome 1, TS_CPP_V2, whole genome shotgun sequence genome:
- the LOC120431105 gene encoding uncharacterized protein LOC120431105, whose translation MSSIVQPLVDVVDASNICQYWPVKTKLALTRSRLDIFTAKLLRAPSTPSDQFQLESQNFLRDLHLQLRLWRSTQELSVRRRTQRLSPQLHYGASPYKQAAKLFG comes from the exons ATGAGCAGCATTGTGCAACCCCTCGTCGACGTCGTCGACGCATCCAACATCTGTCAATACTGGCCCGTCAAAACAAAGCTAGCTTTAACCCGCAGCAGGCTGGACATTTTTACCGCGAAACTGCTGCGCGCTCCAAGCACACCCTCGGACCAGTTCCAGCTCGAGTCCCAGAACTTTCTGCGCGATCTGCACCTGCAGCTGCGGTTGTGGCGAAG CACACAGGAGCTGTCAGTGCGACGCAGAACGCAGCGCCTATCACCGCAGCTGCACTATGGggcatctccatacaaacaggcggccaaattatttgggtaa